The genome window TTACGGACCAACCATACTACCAAACGTATAAAAAGACATGGCAATCACTAAAGGCAGATATTGAGAGAATTCACGAGGAGCATTGTACAAAAACAATGACTGAAATAATGGAATTCATCAAGAGTTCTTACGAGAACAACATGGACAATATTCTTCCGACGGCTGCACTTCTTACAGGTATTTGAAGTTTGGCTTGTGTTAAGTAATAGTTACGTTGTTATTTTGGAACGGCTGGAAGACCCTGTCTATTGCTTGTATCACGCTCATGGTATGTTTGTCTATGGCAACAAAAAATTGACTTGAAAACGGGGGATTTTTTATTACAATTCAAACGGTTGCGGCCATAATTTGTCACTTTTGTATTAGCAGGAAACTATAACTCAGTATATAGAGAGCAGGTTTTGGATCCCCCTCCGCTGACCACATGAGCGCCCTTCGGAGCAGATGCGGAGTGCAGATCTCCGCTTCACATACTCTCCGTCGATTTAGAGAAGGTTTTCGACACGGTGAGTGCGCTACGTAGGAGTGGCATTCTGGAGATTCTAATAGTAATTATCAGAGCGACTTATGACAGAGTCGCGTCGAAGCAGAATTTGTGAGGAATTTGAAGACCAACGTCCGACAAGGTTGCATTCTGTCGCCGATACTATTCTTTcatgttatcagtgacgttctcaATAGTGACATGTCTGGAGGATGTGGAGGGTTCCAATGGACCAttaaatctttcctcaaacacctctacTGCGCTGATGATGGATctagatttggagaaagaggcaagtagaggcggactaaagataaacaccaacaaagcccAGGTTGCCTGCCGCCCTAGTCATTGCACTTTTCCTATCTGCATCAACGGGCAGAATATCGATATCGTGGATCAATTTATCTGTTTCATGAGCGTTGTTTCTGGTAAAGGTGGCACCGAACGTGATGTTCCCGACGTATTCAAAGCATTAGATCCGCCTTCGGTATTGtgtccaaaatcttggaatggAAATACCTCAACACCATCAAGTAGAAGTTGTTCTGCGGCAATCCTCGTTCTGTGCTTTTATACGGAAGCAGCACATGTGCAAAAGCCCCAAGTTTTCATTAAAACCTGTTTCCGCTGTGTCATCGTCATACTCTGGCCCGACGCAATTAAGAACGTAAAGTTACCTTCAGCGTACGTAAATTTCAGCGTAAGCGCCAGGTGCTAGCAGAGGTGTGaggagtggcagtggataggtctcactttaagaaagggcgacaactcCACTGTCCAAGAGCGGTCGACGGGTGGGTCGCCTAGAAACACATGGTGTGGAACAGCAAAAGGAGTGTAGGCTTCTGGGAAAGACCTGGAGAGAACCGAAACACATTCAAGCGAAACGTCAACGGTTCTGGGTAGGCGTTGTTGACCAACTATATCACATTTGGGGAGTGTTAACAACCATACATATGCGGTTCAGCATGGTTAAAACGGTCCAATAATATTCTCCATTAACTGTTTTGCTCTTTTCAAGGTAATAAATGTGATTTATTCCGCGTGCATTCCGAAACACCATGTCCCGGTAAAGGCAATCAGCTCGACCACTTCCCAATCAGTACTAGATTTAggtgttgtcttctggatgtgcgtaacaaaataGTCggtgacatcggcctcgaaagggagcACCATCTGaaggtcgcttacgttcgcttgcgtgttgcgtccgccacttctcgcggtGTTGGGGAGCTGTGACCCGTTAAGTTCAATATAgaccgcttgtacgacccagttgttgttcgacagtgggagagctgatCGAATGACAGATTTTCTTAATAACGCAagtgaaaatatcgatgagcattgggccgccatcagcAATGCTCTTTTTTTgggtgctgcacaggtcgtcggccacgtcgcTAAAGGGCGTCATAAAATGTGGCTAACTGCGGagagtcgtggaagcggatcgatgaacggaaggggttaaaGACTGACCACTGCAAgtaatggcgggcgtgacgcgttcgaactccgataccgagcgaaatccccaGAAGTTCGGCGTAGTGTACGTCGTAACAAGAGAGGATTCActgttgcgctggtcagggaaacggaagacgctgcagatcgcaatgatttcagaactgtatactgcATCAAGAAAGAGCTTACATGTGTCGCAAGTCCTCCGATGGTCCTGTAAAGGACGTTAATGGTCAAATTCCCAtcgacgatgatgaacaactgaagaggtggaaagaacagtcCTTAACTGTATTACATtcgatgaggttcctcctcttgtagagGAAACGGCTAGTCatcagttatttatcgctgcacctacagttactgcagatttgtTGCTTCCATTCGTAAGAAAATCTTAGGAATCCTTTAAAACTCTAAAAATCCCGTGATCGGGTTGTAATACTGGGAGGGTGTTAGGAGGCAGAACCACCAGGGTTACGTTTCTAATCTCAGCAATATGGGAATGTGCTGGATCTATCAAAAACAAGATTTCGTGTTCTGTTAATTCGCGATCCCTTCGCTTTTAAATTTCAACGTCTTACTTGGGATTAGTTTATAAAACAACGCAGTCTCATATGcattaaaaatttattcatcAGAAAATTGGGCGCGTAAATTAGGCCAAACTTTTTCTAACCAACTTACAGCACTCTGTTAAACTGCTAAAGATTCTCTTTGCATTTGTTTCACCAGCTTCTAAACGgtgtaatattgggttgggcaaaaataaatgtcgtattttgtcaatagatggcgacacttaaacatatcttgtgttgtacttgtcGCATcgagtcatactatacggcgatttgaagagaCGACAATATGTGCTACAAATGTCTCTTTGagagtgttgtgatcgtacgtttcagtctcaagttatagcgcgtcaaagatggagtccaccaagccagaaattcgtcatattttaggtttttactacctgataggtaaaaatgcaacgaaggcggccgaaaaaatttgtaaagtttatgagtccgatactgtaacgattcgcacagcacagcgttggttcgatcgatttcgttctggtatagtgaatgtcgaaaatacaccccgtactggtaggcaaatcatcgtagaaaccgataaaatcgtcgaaatcatccaagtagaccggcatgtgagcattcgatcgattggccagaaactgggtGTAACTATGTAGAAAatgttgacgcaaaaaaatttcttggaccgaatcaacgcctgcgatggaCTGCTGAAACAGAAATAATTCGATCcacttttgaagcggatggtgactggtgatcaAAAGTGGAtcacctcaagcgaaaaagatcatcgtcgaagcgcggcgagccggcccaaaccatcgccaagcccggattgagggccaggaaggttttgctgttcgtttggtgggattggaagggaatcatcctctatgagctgctcaactatggccagaccctcaattcggtcctctactgagagcaactcgaccgtttgaacgAGTTGATTGAACAGAAGCGGTCAGAactggtcaataggaatggtgttgtgttccaccaggacaacgctcggcctcacacatttttgatgacccgccagaagcaaCGGGAGcccggatgggatgtcctattgcaTCCACCGTACAGTCCGTACCTGGCACCAAGTCATTACCATcacttccggtccatgcaaaacactcttggtgctactaagttagcctcaaaagaggcttgcgaaaactggctgtctgagtttttgcaaataaggagggggtttTATTTATAAGAttaaaatcggataattctaagtatgttaaataaagcgtcaaatttcgatcacaaatacgtcatttctttttccccaacccaatataaagggtcgtttttccacctgttgccgctttcggtcacgctgctcccagggcagagatcaGGCGGCGTTTGAACTCCGGACGAAATCGTTTGtcctttttttttgatttttgaatgcttgggtgctgtgctccaaactagggatccgtggacaaaaaacctgggagtaagttgctcctcatttggtccggtccaacattatGTGGATGTGGACATAGGACCCCCATTTCCTAAACATCTACGATTCTTTGAGCAAGCCCCATTATCTAATCGATACAAGGGCAGACGCCTCGGTCCTCCAGGTGCCGTGGAATCACAAGTTCATCCCGCCACAACTCAAACTAGAGGAAGAAAACTCCTCAATCATACACACTTATAGCTACAGACAAGTGGACGTAAGTCTGGGACTTCGACGatcgttttcgtggcgttttgtTATAGCGGACATAAGCAGTCACAAATTAAGCGCAGCCTTTCTAAGCCATTTTGGATTGCaggcagatctgcagaaaaggTCATTTATAGACCCCGTAACCTCGCTCAGatcttcaggaaaacttgccacctgccCAACCATCagtctttctatcatttttgaacTACAAAAGTAATCTCTTACAACCAGCTAAGCAtaatgtacagcaccacatcccCTATCTTCttgaaggtgcgtccattaccactcCACTCGTTATTGCTAAGAAAGGATTTGACATACttttaaagcaaaatatttgcaggccatcaaatagctgctagtcttctccactacacatggtcccaaaacccaacggcgaatggagaccgtGTGGTAATTACAGACGTCTCAGTACGCAGACCATTCCAGACGGCTACCCCCTCCTGCCGTGTTTTCAAAactttggacttagccaaggcctatcacaaaatccctgtagctccagaagatattccgaaagcaTGCACACACttcggactcttcaagttcacacggatgccttttggtctgtgcaatgcggcgcaaacttttcagaggtccATCCATTGTGTCCtacgaaaccttaacttttgtttcgtgttcttggatgatgttttggtcgtcaCTTCCTGTATGGGCATTTGGAACGTctcaatgcatttttcaacgttgctTGAGGCCGGTATGGTGcttaacattgaaaaatgcaaattccttcaacagcaggtgaagtcCATAGGCCACACGATTTCCCCTCAGGGAATCCATCCGGATTCAAacaaggttcaggccatcatAGACTTCCCACAACCAAAAACAGTCAAGGATCTGCGTATTGGACATGGGCATAATCAACTTCCACCGTGCATGGTGCGTGGTGTACAGAGACCGTGAAGgcatttgagctagccaaacgacagctggcCGATGCTAGACTCCTGGCATTTCCTCGGCGAGatacacccctagccgtattcgtcgatgcctcagatatcgcagtaggtgctacCCTTCACCAAAATGTGaaacaaatctggcagccgttgagagACCAAATTTATCAAAGTTAAGGTCAAATTTAGTAAAATTGCTTTAGGATAATTTCAAATAGTAATCCTAGTCGTTGGATAGTTAACTATTATATCAATACCCATTTGCACACCATTTTTCCACTTAATAGGTATCAATCAACCCGATCACCATCAACAATTCAAAACACTGTCGGATCATATTCAAGATGAGCATTTTGGCGCCTGTACAATCCTCGAGGGCCGAGATTGTCCCAATCTAAAAGCAACAATTGAAGCAATGGTCAGTGGATTTATTGACGGGGCTGACAACGATGAAGATGACGATGAGGATGATCATAATAAGAAAAGTTTGCGTCGGGGCCAATATACAATGCACGTTCTTGAGTCGTGGTATAAAACAGAATATCCAGATGGAAAGAAAACCTTGGTGGTCATCCTTCCTGGCTTCGAGTGCTTTAATATTcaaaatctgcaggatttcataCTTATCATGCACTCCTATTGTAACCGTATACCTTTGGTCTTGGTCCTGGGCGTTGCGACTGCCATTTCAGCACTTCATAGCAGTTTACCATATCACGTGACAAGTCGAATGcagctgaaaatatttcagtTGGAATCTGCTCTCACTGGATTGAATAATGTAACTATTCAAATGTGGTAAGATTTCAGTGGTATTAATTGCTGTGCATATCTCTTCAGATTATCGAGGAAGTTCTTCTGTCTCCATATTATAAATTTCACCTTTCCGGGAAGTCGTTCACTTTTCTGACGGACACATTCCTGTTTTACGATTTTTCAATACACGGATTTGTCCAAGGAGTCAAGGTTAGTATTTGCATTGGAGAATAAATTGttaatttgataaaaattaatattatcatttcaatattttttaaaagcaTTTGAGGCTTTTCATAATTGCTTCAGAgtatattttaatttgaaatgaaacTCCGCTTGAGAAAGGCCCTAGAGTGGTCTGAAACATTACaagtaaaatttattaaaaaaacactGAAGCCGGAAGTTTGGTTGCACAGTTTTCAAGCTTTTTCTCTAACATAATATCTAATATTATCTAATCTATCTAAACTTAAATGCGAGTAAATGCCCTCCAATTTCAGTACTGTCTCATGGAACACTTTCACCAAGGCAATGCATTCTCCCTTTGCGACGATTACTTCGATTCATTGGAAAAAATCAGCAAATTATCACATGAGGATTTCGAAATGATTCGTCAGTTACCATCATTCCGACCATATGTCGAAAGTTTCAAAGATGAACCCAAAGAAATCATTGCACTTTTAACCGATGACGAACATTTGAAGAAAACTCTCCCTGGTCTCCTGAAAGAATGTCATATTTTCTTGCTGCTTTTCCGTTGCTTCCTTGAATTTTTCACAGTCTTAGTGCACGATCTTCCCAAGGCACCTGTAGGCCGATTACGGAGGGAAGTTTATTCTAGATGCGTATCCTCGAAAATTACAGAGTTGGCCGAGTTCAAAGAATGCTGGCAAATGATTGGTTTTCTATCGAAAACTGAATTTGTCACAAAATTACAAGCAGCTCAGGACCAAACTTTGAAATTTTGTAAAGAAAATTTAAGCGATGATTCGATCAGTGTAGAATGTAAAGAAGTTGTTAACTCGAAGTTTGAAAAAATGGATGAGTTATTAGAAAGGGTCATCAATGCGGGTATGGAAGCAACGTCAAAATCCTCTCAAGAACAAACTGATCTCTCAAAGTTAAGTCGTCGTGAATTAAAGGAGAAACTTCTTATTATGTCGAAGACCGAGAAACCTATCTCGGAATTCATCAAGTCACTGAACGAAACGTTGAACTACATAAAAtctgaaattattttgaagcaCCTGTTGCCATTCAAAAAGGAAGGTCCACCTCTTCTAGAGCTGTTCGTATTTTCCGATATCAATTCAATACGAAGTCACATTGTTGGAGCACCAAGAGCTGCCTTGCATACAGCTCTGAATGACCCACATCATTATCTTCAATGCAGCTGCTGCGAAATAAGTGCTACAGATGATTTATTGAGTACAATGCCGGACATATGCATTGCATACAAACTGCACCTAGAGTCGGGACGtttaataaatttatatgaTTGGTTGCAAGCGTTCCGTTATGTTGTTGAGCCAAACCATGATGATGAATCGGAAGATGTTGACCCACAAATTCAGTAAGTGTGAAATGTTTGGTAATGTTGAAGAGGTTTGCTAAAGAATATACTTTACTTTTAGGGCCCGATTTACACGAGCTGTTGCCGAATTACAATTTTTAGGTTACATCAAGAGCACAAAGAGGAAAACAGACCATGTTACACGGTTAACTTGGTAACGAGAATATGTTTTATTCTAATTTCATCTTTTGTAAAAAACATTCtgcttaatttatttttttatataaactttCATGAATACCTAAgtgttttatttcaattttgagCTGTTAGAAAGTATTAAATAGTGATTATCTGCAAGTTGGGCCTTAAGGATGCACTGAACATATTCCGTTTATTATAACAGAcaattaaaagggatagaaCTTTGTGGGCCAGCAACCTGCCAATTTCGAAAGTCTCTTACTaccaaaacatcaacaacgcctctGATAGGGACTGTCGCTCTTGAACACGGTATCGACTGCCCCCAGAATatttgctttctccaacttgagggAAAATTAGTGCGATATAAGGAGAGATAGATATAGCGGCGGATTCTCATCACTTGGAGACCAGTTTCTGGCAAGATCTCAACTACAAattccgatccaggttaaggagcatcacaattgtgccgAGCTATGGACaaacagaaattttcaacatagaggagaatgatgCTATCTATGATCAGTTACAcatagttcaggagaggcttcctgtgACAATGAGATGGTGATGAGTGATCTAAATACTAAGGTAGCCCCACCTTGCTTGAGCATCTGATGGGGAAGCATGGTCTCAGTAACTGTAAGAACACCAGACAAAGAAATCATCATCTTTACTTGTCTTTCGGTACTGCATCTAATCGCACATGAACACTCCGTCTCATCGAACTTCGGGAAAATTTTCTTGCTGCGCAAATGACATACACTCTCTGGTGCAGATGAAGTCATCGTCCCAAAAGGACGGTGTAAGTCCTAGTTAACGGCAGAGACGTAGAGGCGGACTGATGAACATGAACTGAGCACTGGAGCTTCGCTTGCAGGTGATCATACTCTTTTCAAAGATTCTTTGAAGAACACTAACGGTAGGCCCATCCATGATGATAAGCAGCTGAAAAGGTGGAAGGAggacttcaccacgattctcagTTATATAATATGCAGTGAAGTTCCATCTCTTGTGAATAATATGGCAAAGCATCGTAACATACGGACACATCTACTTGCGGAATTTTTCCTGGCAGTTTCTGCAGAATTACTCATTTGTAAATGGACTAGGACTAGGACTATGAAAACTTTTGTAATGAGTCTAAAAAAGAGATGATCTTGGGTACGCtaattggagggatatttgTGTCTTTCTTGCTGTCGTGaaaatattagctaaaatcGTCTTAAGATACATCAAGGAACACCACGAAAACTTGATTGATAGAGAGCAGGGTTGTCATTCTGAATCCGCTTGAACCGTTAACACCCGTTATCATTGTGAAACAGTATGTTGAGTTTAGATCAGCACTCCACCTGCTCTTCTTCgacttcgagaaaactttcaacATGCGCCAACAAAGAGTATATGCGGAATGCTCTACACAAAGTTACAACTTGCACTTTTTCTCTCCGCCTTCGGTAACAGTCTTCATGCCACCTTggttggaggacatggaggatgTCATCATCTTTCCTGAAACACCTCAACTATGCTCAAGAAATCTGCTTGCTTTCTCACCAAGTCATAGACCTTGCGCAAATCGCTcttaatttgaagaaaaaggcaGGCAGATTCGGAATAAAGGTAattactaacaaaaccaagattctcagcctAACTTGTCACcacactcttcctatttgcattaatgggcagaacatcggaGGCGTGGGACAATTTACATATCCAGGAAAAGTTGTTTctgtcatggtcgtgtacagttttgcccgggctatactatcataggtggccttaaagttgatgaagagaTGGTTCAACTGATGGTCATGTTCCAAAGAAAAATGGGTccattgctgatttgtctggtgcgaagcatctttggtatgtgccgatggtgttctgggcgcatggtactgtccgacctagcaaaatagcggggagtatcttatagatagtatttAGTAATATggtacccctataattgctgcactgcgtgatatgcgCCGACTGGCATTGTTTAGCTGTCCCAACTTTTGAGAAATAAAATGTAGTTAGTTGCCTCAATAAATGAAAagttcggctgcaattccaacGATTTTTGACAACTTATGATTCAGAAGCGGATGAATTTACATGGACTGTCTCTTCCATGTTTCGTGGCGGCAGCATCTGTCCACCGTCTTCAATTGGCCGGACCTCCAAATCACAGATATTTTGGTTGATGGGCAGTTCAATAGAATACTCCGATCAGAATTTCCTTTTGTCTCAGCAGTACGAGCAACGAGGTATGtatgacttcatcctgctggtaCGGTTAcaccctgtacttctcgagtccACAGAGCTtttgcttctcccaggctttcttttatCCGTTTGTAAAATAGCCTCTCGGTCCGACGAAGtttgtgataggtctctgcacgtgcccgtaTTCGTTGAGATTATTGCGTTGCCTggatacagcattcttccgtttcgttgctagcttacattcatcgtcaaacctgtTGTTCGCGCTTTTTTTTGTGACTAGGACCAAATATGTATGTGGCCGTACCTTACACTCTTGGtagctgtgaagatcatttgtcaatGCTTCTTCTCCAAGATCTCTCTctccccatttctctcttataccTATAAGGGTTATTGGTACGACCacaaatcatcctcatccgggCACGCAACAAAAAACAAGTAACACCCGTTACAAAGAACTTTGTCCTAGGTGGCTTCAGTGGTCACTCTGACCTGATTATCAGAGTTCTGTTCTCCTATTCgggcccggagcaccatgctaacgagatagttatccgagtctatgttctgacatttatcaaagcAGAATGATTTCGACCGGAAAGGCCTACGTTTGTTTGAGGACCTCTTTCTGCCTAAACCCAATACTTCGAACGACCATTTTGTGCGGCacttctaattgaataatccgcaatccgttgtCATTGGCAATTTTATGCAAGCTGTGGGATAacagcattttttagctgactagaAAACCTATTCCGAATTACCCAGCCCCCATGCTGGAGGTCCAGTTGGAAAAAGGTttgctagtagagctgttggtgctggttcagcaggcgtgaCCCAGGCGTTATGCTCCGTCGAGAGTGCCAATACAGCCCCCCATTTTCACGGCCAAGGCAGGGTGAGAACTCGAAGGCCGCGCCCCATGATGATTTGAGGTAGGAGGAACATcaattgaggatgtgatccgtcgtgaatTTTCCCTCTCGATGGCAACAAGAGTTTTACGGTtctgcgcgcggtcgagccgtttttttttaagttttagcTCGCGTGCTTTCTTTTTCCGGGTTCGCATGATATtccatttgttgatttttcaggTTCGGAAAGGACACGCGAAGTTTTGTATAATAATATGTGGAGAACTGAAGGGTTCA of Hermetia illucens chromosome 4, iHerIll2.2.curated.20191125, whole genome shotgun sequence contains these proteins:
- the LOC119654870 gene encoding origin recognition complex subunit 3; the encoded protein is MDPTLSVSKGVFVFNGASERSKQKGRRKSSKKVVDVSSLLGKEITDQPYYQTYKKTWQSLKADIERIHEEHCTKTMTEIMEFIKSSYENNMDNILPTAALLTGINQPDHHQQFKTLSDHIQDEHFGACTILEGRDCPNLKATIEAMVSGFIDGADNDEDDDEDDHNKKSLRRGQYTMHVLESWYKTEYPDGKKTLVVILPGFECFNIQNLQDFILIMHSYCNRIPLVLVLGVATAISALHSSLPYHVTSRMQLKIFQLESALTGLNNIIEEVLLSPYYKFHLSGKSFTFLTDTFLFYDFSIHGFVQGVKYCLMEHFHQGNAFSLCDDYFDSLEKISKLSHEDFEMIRQLPSFRPYVESFKDEPKEIIALLTDDEHLKKTLPGLLKECHIFLLLFRCFLEFFTVLVHDLPKAPVGRLRREVYSRCVSSKITELAEFKECWQMIGFLSKTEFVTKLQAAQDQTLKFCKENLSDDSISVECKEVVNSKFEKMDELLERVINAGMEATSKSSQEQTDLSKLSRRELKEKLLIMSKTEKPISEFIKSLNETLNYIKSEIILKHLLPFKKEGPPLLELFVFSDINSIRSHIVGAPRAALHTALNDPHHYLQCSCCEISATDDLLSTMPDICIAYKLHLESGRLINLYDWLQAFRYVVEPNHDDESEDVDPQIQARFTRAVAELQFLGYIKSTKRKTDHVTRLTW